GGGCGCGACCTGAAGCAGTTTTACCCGAAGGTTCACCGCACCGGGACCGGGGGCGCGGCGGTGCTCAGTGCGCGCGGGGTGCGGTTCGCGGGTGGATCGGACACGCCGGCCAATTTTGAAGTGCGCGCGGGCGAAATCCTGGGGATGGCGGGGCTGGTCGGCGCCGGGCGCACCGAACTCTCGGAGGCCGTTTTCGGCGTGCGGGCGCTCGTCGCGGGCGAACTCTTCTTCGGCGACAAACCGCTCTCGGTCCGCTCGCCCCGGGACGCGATTGCCGCGGGCATCCTGCTCGTGCCCGAGGACCGCAGGCTGCACGGACTGGTTCTGGCCGAGGGCGTGGGCTTCAACCTCAGCCTCCCGAACCTCGACAAACTCGGTTCCCTCCTCGGCGTGAACCGGCGCGAAGAGGGCCAACTGCACCGCACCTGGATCGACCGGCTCCGCGTGAAGACGCCGAGCGCGGCGCAACCGGTCGGGCTGCTCTCGGGCGGCAACCAGCAGAAGGTCGTGTACGGCAAGTGGCTCGCGCGCGGGCCGAAGGTGCTCATCCTCGACGAGCCGACCCGGGGCGTGGACGTCGGCGCGAAAGCCGAGATCTACGCCCTGGTCGACGAGCTCGCCGGGAAGGGCGTCGCGGTGTGGATGATTACGAGCGACATGGAAGAACTGCTCGGCATGTCCGACCGCGTGGTGGTGATGCACGAGGGCCGCGTGGCCGGTGAACTGGCGGGCACAAAGTTAACGGAGGAAGCGGTGATGCGACTCGCGACCGGGGGAACAGCGACATGACGCGCATTCTGGGCGTGCTGGGACTGGTGTTGGTACTGTACGGCGCACTGTTCGCTTCACACGACAAGGCCGGCGAGGTCGGCAACCTGATCGACGTGGCGAACTACCAGGGTCAGTACGGCCTCATCACCCTCGGCGCGGCACTCGTCATCATCACCGGCGGCATCGACCTGTCCGTCGGTTCCGTCGTCGCGTGCGGCGCGGTCCTGTTCGGGCTGCTAACGACCCGCGGTACGCACCCGTACCTCGCGGTACCGATCGTCGTCGCGTTCGGCGCGAGCGTCGGCCTCGTGAACGGGTTGCTCATTACCCGGCTCCGGCTCCAGCCGTTCCTCGTCACGCTGTGCGGGATGTTCATCTTCCGCGGGGTGGCCCGCTTGCTCGGCGACACGGTGAGCATGTCCCGCGT
The Gemmata palustris DNA segment above includes these coding regions:
- a CDS encoding sugar ABC transporter ATP-binding protein, coding for MPTPRITVTNARKQFPGVLALDGVSLTLAPGEVLAVVGENGAGKSTLMKIVAGVYIPDDGEVRLDGEPIRFRGPAEAIAAGVTLIHQELNLAENLTVTDNLFLGRELTRAGALRVLDRRAMNERAAALLARVGLPESRAHVRVESLPPGEKQLVEIARALGTDVRVLIMDEPTSSLTQKETEQLYLVIDALKAAGVSVLYISHRLAEVKRVADRVTVLRDGRNAGELAKAEITHDNMVRFMVGRDLKQFYPKVHRTGTGGAAVLSARGVRFAGGSDTPANFEVRAGEILGMAGLVGAGRTELSEAVFGVRALVAGELFFGDKPLSVRSPRDAIAAGILLVPEDRRLHGLVLAEGVGFNLSLPNLDKLGSLLGVNRREEGQLHRTWIDRLRVKTPSAAQPVGLLSGGNQQKVVYGKWLARGPKVLILDEPTRGVDVGAKAEIYALVDELAGKGVAVWMITSDMEELLGMSDRVVVMHEGRVAGELAGTKLTEEAVMRLATGGTAT